A window from Mycolicibacterium tokaiense encodes these proteins:
- a CDS encoding thiolase family protein, which translates to MSGFSDRDAVIVGAVRTPIAKGKANGALHDVLPADLLAHSLRELVSRTGVDPAEVDDVIAGAVTQVGDQALNIARNALLGAGFPDTVPGTTVDRQCGSSQQAISFAAQGVLAGAYDIVIAAGVESMSRVPMGTSVLPGSSPFGADMAARYPEGLVPQGISAELIAAKWNLSRTELDEFSAASHEKAARATKEGRFDNELVPIAGLSTDEIIRPGTTVETLAGLRPAFYNEEYSRRFPQIGWHITPGNSSPLSDGSAAVMITSGATARRLGLTPLARIHTTTVVGSDPLYMLTGVIPATEKVLARAGLRLADIDLFEVNEAFAPVVLAWAASTGADLTKTNVNGGAIAIGHPLGASGARIMTTLVNALHHQGGRYGLQTMCEGGGMANATIIERL; encoded by the coding sequence ATGTCCGGATTCTCAGATCGGGATGCGGTGATCGTGGGCGCGGTGCGCACCCCGATCGCTAAGGGCAAGGCCAACGGAGCGCTGCACGACGTGCTCCCCGCTGATCTGCTGGCACACAGCCTGCGCGAACTGGTCAGCCGCACCGGCGTGGATCCCGCGGAGGTGGATGACGTGATCGCCGGCGCGGTCACGCAGGTGGGCGACCAGGCCCTCAACATCGCTCGCAACGCGCTGCTGGGCGCTGGCTTCCCGGACACCGTCCCGGGCACCACGGTCGATCGCCAGTGCGGCAGCAGCCAGCAGGCCATCAGCTTCGCCGCCCAGGGCGTGCTGGCCGGGGCCTACGACATCGTGATCGCCGCCGGAGTGGAGTCGATGAGCCGTGTCCCCATGGGCACGTCAGTGCTGCCCGGCAGCTCCCCCTTCGGAGCCGATATGGCTGCGCGCTACCCCGAAGGGCTTGTCCCTCAGGGCATCAGCGCCGAGCTCATCGCCGCCAAGTGGAACCTGTCGCGCACCGAACTCGACGAGTTCTCCGCAGCCAGCCACGAGAAGGCCGCCCGCGCCACCAAGGAGGGCCGCTTCGACAACGAGCTCGTGCCCATCGCCGGGCTGAGCACCGATGAGATCATCCGTCCCGGCACCACGGTCGAGACGCTGGCCGGCCTGCGGCCCGCGTTCTACAACGAGGAATACAGCAGGCGCTTTCCCCAGATCGGTTGGCACATCACGCCCGGCAACTCCTCCCCACTGTCAGACGGCAGCGCCGCGGTGATGATCACCAGCGGGGCCACCGCGCGCCGGCTCGGGCTGACTCCGCTCGCGCGCATCCACACCACCACGGTGGTGGGCTCGGATCCGCTGTACATGCTCACCGGTGTCATCCCGGCCACCGAGAAGGTGCTGGCGCGGGCGGGGCTGCGCCTCGCGGACATCGACCTGTTCGAAGTCAATGAGGCCTTCGCCCCCGTGGTGCTGGCGTGGGCCGCCTCGACCGGCGCTGATCTGACCAAGACCAACGTCAACGGCGGCGCCATCGCCATCGGTCACCCGCTGGGCGCCAGCGGCGCACGCATCATGACCACGCTGGTCAACGCGCTGCACCACCAGGGCGGCCGCTACGGCCTGCAGACGATGTGTGAGGGCGGCGGCATGGCCAACGCCACCATCATCGAACGGCTCTGA
- a CDS encoding DUF2126 domain-containing protein: protein MGIKVALEHRTTYTFDRLVEVHPHVVRLRPAPHSRTPIEAYSLEVTPADHFINWQQDAFGNFLARLVFPNRTRQLSINVGLIADLKVINPFDFFIEDWAETVPFAYPAALLEDLKPYLRPVDDTDELSGSDAAPGGLVAEWVRNFDIKPGIRTIDFLVALNRAVNADVGYSVRMEPGVQTPEHTLRTGIGSCRDSAWLLVSILRRLGLAARFVSGYLVQLTSDIEALDGPSGPAADFTDLHAWTEVYIPGAGWIGLDPTSGLFAGEGHIPLSATPHPSSSAPITGATGIAETVLDFSNTVTRVHEDPRVTLPYTDAAWASIVDLGARLDQRLADGDVRLTVGGEPTFVSIDNQTDPEWTTEADGPHKRERASALAARCKSVWAPHGLVQRSQGKWYPGEPLPRWQIGLFWRTDGEPLWNDDTLLADPWATTAPAPSPDPDAGAQLLGAVAAGLGLPAGQVRPAYEDALSRLAAEVRLPVGQPVAGEDDLADDSAERRAQLISRLEQTVTEPAAHVLPLHRREDEQGWASADWRLRRGRIVLLDGDSPAGLRLPLDSINWKPPRPSHAEDPLLPRGPLASDAGSGPAEVDDSDDAPTTAMVTQIRDDLLHVFLPPTEALEDFVDLVTRVEAAAAAINTPVVVEGYGPPSDPRLQSMTITPDPGVIEVNVAPTRSFAEQRAQLETLYEQARLARLSTEAFDVDGTHGGTGGGNHITLGGITPADSPMLRRPDLLVSMLTYWQRHPSLSYLFAGRFVGTTSQAPRVDEGRSEALYELEIAFAEIARLTSDSGRSQPEHGRSASSAPERGRSASSAPWVVDRALRHLLTDITGNTHRAEFCIDKLYSPDSARGRLGLLELRGFEMPPHHQMAMVQSLLVRALVSWFWEQPLRAPLIRHGENLHGRYLLPHFLIHDIANVAADLRAQGINFDTSWLDPFTEFRFPRIGTAVFDGVEIELRGAIEPWNTLGEEATAGGTARYVDSSVERLQVRLIGADRHRYIVTCNGHPIPMLATDNPDVQVGGVRYRAWQPPSALHPTITVDGPLRLELVEVASGMSRGGCTYHVAHPGGRSYDTPPVNAVEAESRRGRRFEASGFTPGKVDVSDLREKQARQSTDVGAPGILDLRRVRTVLQ from the coding sequence ATGGGAATCAAAGTGGCGCTGGAGCATCGCACCACCTACACCTTCGATCGGCTGGTCGAGGTCCACCCGCACGTCGTGCGGCTGCGCCCCGCCCCGCATTCGCGCACTCCCATCGAGGCGTATTCGCTGGAGGTGACGCCCGCCGACCACTTCATCAACTGGCAGCAGGACGCGTTCGGCAATTTCCTGGCCCGCCTGGTCTTTCCCAACCGCACCCGGCAGTTGAGCATCAACGTCGGACTGATCGCCGACCTCAAGGTGATCAACCCGTTCGACTTCTTCATCGAGGACTGGGCCGAAACCGTCCCGTTCGCCTATCCCGCGGCGCTGCTGGAAGACCTCAAGCCTTACCTGCGTCCGGTGGACGACACCGATGAGCTCTCGGGAAGCGACGCAGCGCCCGGCGGTCTGGTGGCCGAGTGGGTACGCAACTTCGACATCAAGCCCGGGATCCGCACCATCGACTTCCTCGTCGCGCTCAACCGCGCAGTGAACGCCGACGTCGGCTACAGCGTCCGGATGGAACCCGGCGTCCAGACCCCGGAACACACGCTGCGCACCGGCATCGGCTCCTGCCGCGACTCGGCCTGGCTGCTGGTGTCCATCCTGCGCCGGCTCGGCCTGGCCGCCCGCTTCGTCTCCGGCTACCTGGTGCAGCTGACGTCGGACATCGAAGCACTCGACGGGCCGTCGGGCCCGGCGGCGGACTTCACCGACCTGCACGCCTGGACCGAGGTGTACATTCCCGGCGCGGGCTGGATCGGTCTGGACCCGACGTCGGGCCTGTTCGCCGGGGAAGGCCACATCCCGCTCTCGGCCACCCCGCACCCGTCGTCGTCGGCGCCCATCACCGGAGCCACCGGAATCGCCGAGACGGTCCTGGACTTCTCCAACACCGTCACCCGCGTGCACGAAGACCCCCGCGTGACACTGCCGTACACCGATGCGGCCTGGGCCTCCATCGTTGATCTCGGGGCACGGCTGGATCAGCGATTGGCCGACGGAGACGTGCGGCTGACCGTCGGCGGCGAACCGACGTTCGTGTCCATCGACAACCAGACCGACCCCGAGTGGACCACCGAGGCCGACGGCCCGCACAAGCGCGAACGGGCGTCGGCGCTGGCGGCGCGGTGCAAGAGCGTCTGGGCCCCACACGGTCTGGTGCAACGCAGCCAGGGCAAGTGGTACCCCGGGGAACCGTTGCCGCGCTGGCAGATCGGATTGTTCTGGCGCACCGACGGTGAGCCGCTGTGGAACGACGACACGCTGCTGGCGGATCCGTGGGCCACCACCGCGCCCGCGCCGTCGCCGGACCCGGACGCTGGCGCGCAGCTGCTGGGCGCCGTGGCGGCGGGGCTGGGGCTGCCGGCCGGCCAGGTGCGACCCGCCTACGAGGATGCATTGAGCAGGCTGGCCGCCGAGGTCCGGTTGCCGGTGGGGCAGCCGGTGGCCGGCGAGGACGACCTGGCCGACGACAGCGCCGAGCGGCGCGCACAGCTGATCAGCCGGCTGGAGCAGACGGTCACCGAGCCTGCGGCCCACGTGCTGCCGTTGCACCGTCGGGAGGACGAGCAGGGCTGGGCCAGCGCGGACTGGCGGTTGCGGCGCGGCCGCATCGTGCTGCTCGACGGCGACTCCCCGGCCGGGCTGCGGCTGCCGCTCGACTCGATCAACTGGAAGCCCCCGCGCCCCAGCCACGCCGAGGACCCGTTGCTCCCGCGCGGCCCGCTGGCTTCAGATGCCGGGAGCGGGCCGGCGGAGGTGGACGACAGCGACGACGCCCCCACCACCGCGATGGTGACGCAGATCCGCGACGACCTGCTCCACGTCTTCCTGCCGCCCACAGAGGCCTTGGAAGACTTTGTCGACCTGGTGACGCGCGTCGAGGCCGCGGCCGCCGCCATCAACACCCCGGTGGTGGTGGAGGGTTACGGCCCGCCGTCGGACCCCCGGCTGCAGTCGATGACGATCACACCCGACCCCGGCGTGATCGAGGTCAACGTCGCGCCCACGCGCAGCTTTGCCGAACAGCGCGCCCAGCTGGAGACGCTGTACGAGCAGGCGCGGCTGGCGCGGCTGTCCACCGAGGCCTTCGACGTCGACGGCACCCACGGCGGGACCGGCGGCGGCAACCACATCACTCTCGGTGGCATCACCCCGGCCGATTCACCGATGCTGCGCCGCCCGGATCTCCTGGTGTCGATGCTGACCTACTGGCAGCGGCACCCGTCGCTGTCGTACCTGTTCGCCGGCCGCTTCGTCGGCACCACCTCGCAGGCGCCGCGGGTGGACGAGGGGCGCTCCGAGGCGCTCTACGAGCTGGAGATCGCCTTCGCCGAGATCGCCCGGCTGACCTCGGATTCCGGCCGCTCACAACCGGAACATGGTCGCTCGGCAAGCTCCGCCCCGGAACGTGGTCGCTCCGCAAGCTCCGCTCCGTGGGTCGTCGACCGGGCGCTGCGCCATCTTCTGACCGATATCACCGGCAACACCCACCGCGCCGAATTCTGCATCGACAAGCTCTACAGTCCCGACAGTGCCCGTGGCCGGCTCGGCCTGCTGGAGCTGCGCGGATTCGAGATGCCGCCGCACCACCAGATGGCCATGGTGCAGTCACTGCTGGTGCGCGCCCTGGTGTCCTGGTTCTGGGAGCAACCACTGCGCGCCCCGCTGATCCGGCACGGTGAGAACCTGCACGGGCGATACCTGTTGCCGCACTTCCTGATCCACGACATCGCCAACGTGGCGGCGGACCTGCGGGCCCAGGGCATCAACTTCGACACCAGCTGGCTGGACCCGTTCACCGAGTTCCGCTTCCCGCGCATCGGCACCGCGGTGTTCGACGGAGTGGAGATCGAGCTGCGCGGGGCCATCGAGCCGTGGAACACCCTGGGCGAGGAGGCCACCGCGGGCGGCACCGCGCGTTACGTCGACTCATCGGTGGAACGGCTGCAGGTCCGGCTGATCGGCGCCGACCGGCACCGCTACATCGTCACCTGCAACGGCCACCCGATCCCGATGCTGGCCACCGACAACCCCGACGTCCAGGTCGGTGGCGTGCGCTACCGCGCCTGGCAGCCGCCCAGTGCACTGCATCCCACCATCACCGTCGACGGGCCGTTGCGCCTCGAGTTGGTGGAGGTGGCCTCGGGCATGTCGCGCGGCGGCTGCACCTACCACGTGGCGCACCCGGGTGGCCGGTCCTACGACACCCCACCGGTGAATGCCGTCGAGGCGGAATCGCGGCGCGGCCGGCGCTTTGAAGCGTCCGGCTTCACCCCCGGTAAGGTCGACGTCTCCGACCTCCGGGAGAAGCAGGCTCGCCAGTCCACCGACGTGGGCGCGCCGGGCATTCTCGACCTGCGTCGGGTGCGTACCGTGCTGCAGTAG
- a CDS encoding VOC family protein codes for MSAVLDSPIPRFHLAIPVDDLDAARTFYGEILGFAQGRSDESWVDWNFYGHQMVTHKVAQPPRRAHNPVDGHDVPVPHFGLILTIERFHELANRLRGAGQQFVIEPYVRFEGRPGEQWTMFLYDPAGNALEFKAFADDGQVFAS; via the coding sequence ATGAGCGCAGTACTGGACTCCCCCATCCCCCGTTTCCATCTGGCGATCCCGGTCGACGACCTGGACGCCGCCCGGACGTTCTACGGCGAGATTCTCGGGTTCGCCCAGGGCCGCAGCGACGAGAGCTGGGTGGACTGGAACTTCTACGGCCACCAGATGGTGACGCACAAAGTGGCCCAACCACCGCGCCGGGCGCACAATCCCGTCGACGGCCACGACGTTCCGGTCCCCCACTTCGGGCTGATCCTGACCATCGAGCGATTCCACGAGCTCGCGAACCGGCTGCGCGGCGCCGGCCAGCAGTTCGTCATCGAACCCTACGTGCGCTTCGAGGGCCGGCCCGGCGAGCAGTGGACCATGTTCCTCTACGACCCGGCCGGAAATGCCCTGGAGTTCAAGGCTTTCGCCGACGACGGCCAGGTCTTCGCTTCGTGA
- a CDS encoding winged helix-turn-helix transcriptional regulator: MPMLQGVLADRDAWSPVGECPIEKTMSAVGAKSSMLIMREAYYGTTRFDDFAKRVGITKAATSARLSELVNVGLLTKRRYQEPGQRARDEYVLTDVGVDFMPVVFAMFQWGREHLPNNRKLELTHLDCGADARVEVLCDNGHRVPLDELGMKLVRRSRAR, from the coding sequence ATTCCGATGCTGCAAGGCGTGCTGGCAGATCGCGACGCGTGGTCGCCGGTCGGGGAGTGTCCCATCGAGAAGACCATGAGTGCCGTCGGCGCCAAGTCGTCGATGCTGATCATGCGGGAGGCCTACTACGGCACCACCCGCTTCGACGATTTCGCCAAGCGGGTGGGGATCACCAAGGCGGCAACCTCGGCCCGGTTGTCCGAACTCGTCAACGTGGGACTGCTGACCAAGCGGCGGTACCAGGAGCCTGGACAGCGGGCTCGCGACGAGTATGTGCTCACCGACGTCGGCGTGGATTTCATGCCGGTGGTGTTCGCGATGTTCCAGTGGGGCCGCGAGCACCTGCCCAACAATCGCAAGCTCGAGCTCACACATCTGGACTGCGGCGCCGACGCGCGCGTCGAGGTGCTGTGTGACAACGGCCATCGGGTGCCGTTGGACGAGCTGGGCATGAAGCTGGTGCGCCGGTCGCGCGCTCGTTGA
- a CDS encoding nitroreductase family deazaflavin-dependent oxidoreductase — protein sequence MDKDKLVTDTAALDEFNRAIVDEFRSNGGVVGGAFAGSTLLLLHTQGAKSGQSRLSPLAYLTVDGRMLIVGSYAGAPKHPAWVHNLRARPKAYIEVGTDAYDVDVRELPDDERTVTYAKIVELAPVFAEYQAKTSRPIPLFELTRA from the coding sequence ATGGATAAAGACAAGCTGGTGACCGACACCGCCGCGTTGGACGAATTCAACCGCGCGATCGTCGACGAATTCCGCTCCAACGGCGGAGTGGTCGGCGGCGCGTTCGCCGGCAGCACGCTGTTGTTGCTGCACACCCAGGGGGCCAAGTCCGGCCAGTCGCGGCTTTCGCCCTTGGCGTACCTGACGGTCGACGGCCGGATGCTGATCGTGGGCTCCTACGCCGGCGCACCCAAACACCCGGCCTGGGTGCACAACCTGCGGGCCCGCCCCAAGGCCTACATCGAAGTCGGCACCGACGCCTACGACGTCGACGTCCGCGAACTGCCCGACGACGAGCGCACGGTGACCTACGCCAAGATCGTCGAACTGGCGCCCGTGTTCGCCGAGTACCAGGCCAAGACCTCGCGCCCGATCCCGCTTTTCGAGCTCACCCGCGCCTGA
- a CDS encoding DeoR/GlpR family DNA-binding transcription regulator, with protein sequence MTIDAKTRRDLILQRARADREVSYAALAAQFDVSEMTIRRDIEALEARGAVRRVVGGAVAVLGKDIEPAFSTRVADAASEKHHIADAVAELIGPKETLILDAGSTSLAVARSLRGRALGLTVVTPSVPIAVALVDEPDTNVVMTGGELRTGELSLVGSGAEEMLTRYNCDTYVMGVAGIDAERGFSDYLLAEARMKRVALSRADRVIVAADRSKLGRVNFVGIAALAQVDTIVTDGAVDHPALVCARSEGVDVICLDEPKGASPNRFPRRNGQVTQGQ encoded by the coding sequence ATGACGATCGACGCGAAGACCCGGCGAGACCTGATCCTCCAGCGCGCCCGGGCGGACCGTGAGGTCAGCTACGCGGCGCTGGCAGCGCAGTTCGATGTGTCCGAGATGACAATTCGTCGCGATATCGAGGCGTTGGAGGCGCGCGGCGCGGTCCGGCGGGTGGTCGGCGGCGCAGTCGCGGTACTCGGAAAGGACATCGAACCGGCGTTCTCCACCCGGGTCGCTGATGCGGCGTCGGAGAAACATCACATCGCCGATGCCGTGGCCGAGCTGATCGGCCCGAAGGAGACTCTGATCCTGGACGCGGGCAGCACGTCGCTGGCGGTGGCCCGTTCCCTGCGCGGCAGAGCTCTCGGGCTCACCGTGGTGACGCCGAGTGTGCCGATCGCCGTGGCGCTGGTCGACGAGCCTGACACCAACGTGGTGATGACCGGTGGCGAATTGCGCACTGGTGAGCTGAGTTTGGTGGGCTCCGGTGCGGAGGAGATGCTCACGCGCTACAACTGCGATACCTACGTCATGGGCGTGGCGGGCATCGACGCCGAGCGCGGCTTCTCCGACTACCTGCTGGCGGAGGCGCGGATGAAGCGGGTGGCCCTGAGCCGCGCCGACCGGGTGATCGTCGCCGCCGACCGCAGCAAGCTGGGCCGGGTGAACTTCGTCGGCATCGCTGCGCTGGCGCAGGTGGACACCATCGTCACCGACGGTGCCGTCGACCACCCCGCCCTGGTGTGCGCCCGCAGCGAAGGCGTGGACGTGATCTGCCTCGACGAGCCCAAAGGCGCGTCACCGAACCGTTTTCCGCGCCGTAACGGGCAGGTGACTCAGGGGCAGTAG
- a CDS encoding HNH endonuclease signature motif containing protein codes for MGKQRPDGMRPFEGLLTPEAWATLEPLLERNAAPGMCNPADEHPCLDGEPTEEQIRNDTRTTGKRNHDALLALCQRLLTTQPTGTINGLPANVVITVSLTDLEKGTGHGLTAGGTLLPIADVLKFAAHSRPWLALFDGKGLPLHLGRARRTATLAQRLMLLAKHRGCTMPGCTASAYRCQVHHANQDWKDGGRTDIDDLTLACGPNNRMVETTGWTTRNRPDDGVTEWIPPPHLDCGQSRTNNLHHPERIIDPGDDP; via the coding sequence GTGGGTAAGCAGCGCCCCGACGGGATGCGCCCGTTCGAAGGGTTGTTGACGCCGGAGGCGTGGGCGACTCTGGAGCCATTGCTGGAGCGCAACGCCGCCCCGGGGATGTGCAACCCGGCTGACGAGCACCCCTGCCTCGACGGCGAACCCACCGAAGAGCAGATACGCAACGACACCCGCACCACCGGCAAACGGAACCACGATGCGCTGCTGGCCCTGTGCCAACGCTTGCTCACCACGCAGCCGACCGGCACCATCAACGGCCTGCCCGCGAACGTGGTCATCACCGTGAGCCTGACCGATCTGGAGAAGGGCACCGGCCACGGGCTGACTGCCGGCGGCACGCTGCTGCCGATCGCCGATGTGCTGAAGTTCGCCGCCCACTCCCGGCCGTGGCTGGCGCTGTTCGACGGCAAAGGGCTACCGCTGCATCTGGGCCGGGCCCGCCGCACCGCCACCCTGGCCCAGCGGTTGATGCTGTTGGCCAAACACCGCGGCTGCACCATGCCCGGCTGCACCGCCAGCGCCTACCGCTGCCAGGTGCATCACGCCAACCAAGACTGGAAAGACGGCGGGCGCACCGACATCGATGACCTGACGTTGGCGTGCGGGCCGAACAATCGGATGGTGGAGACCACCGGCTGGACCACAAGAAATCGCCCAGACGACGGTGTGACGGAGTGGATCCCGCCGCCACACCTCGACTGCGGGCAATCCCGCACCAACAACCTGCACCACCCGGAACGGATCATCGACCCCGGCGACGACCCGTAG
- a CDS encoding DUF222 domain-containing protein translates to MGTSAVADREAMLAALTQIEELTARMNRLSIDAFSDAELLALQQRREAITRAQPVFDHRVYQRITSQSSPVALGAKSYAAVLSQRLRISSSEARRRLDEAAVLGPRTSLTGEPLSPSMPGFARGQAQGLIGAEHIKHVRWFFRELPGFVDFQTRENAEAQLAQHACELGPEAFRTAAAHMLYLLNQDGELR, encoded by the coding sequence ATGGGAACGTCAGCTGTCGCCGATCGCGAGGCGATGCTGGCTGCCCTGACCCAGATCGAAGAACTGACCGCCCGGATGAATCGGCTGTCGATCGACGCCTTCTCCGATGCCGAGTTGTTGGCGCTGCAGCAGCGCCGTGAAGCCATCACCCGCGCGCAGCCGGTGTTCGATCATCGGGTGTATCAACGGATCACGTCTCAGAGTTCACCGGTGGCCTTGGGCGCGAAGAGTTACGCGGCAGTGCTGTCGCAGCGGTTGCGGATCTCCAGCTCGGAGGCGCGCCGCCGGTTGGATGAGGCGGCGGTGTTGGGGCCGCGGACCTCGCTGACCGGTGAACCGCTGTCACCCTCGATGCCGGGGTTTGCGCGCGGTCAGGCGCAGGGGTTGATCGGCGCCGAGCACATCAAGCATGTGCGGTGGTTTTTCCGTGAGCTGCCCGGCTTCGTGGACTTTCAGACCCGGGAGAACGCCGAGGCCCAGTTGGCCCAGCATGCCTGCGAACTCGGCCCCGAAGCGTTCCGGACAGCCGCCGCGCACATGCTGTACCTGCTGAACCAGGACGGGGAGCTCCGATGA
- a CDS encoding DUF389 domain-containing protein codes for MMHLRVVAPEHLREPVLQVLRRQVGVANLSVFPGVALEPAGDEITADLARECANEVIKELKLLDVQHLGAITLHHLDTVLSTRAHQAEDAAEGDPADALVWDELIGRTREESSLSVTFLLFLTLACLLTAIGVVTDSTVTVVGAMVLGPEFGPLAALSVALVRRRGDLTRRAALALLIGFPIAVGITALATMASRALGWLSVDSVHNLQEVDFIFQVGPVSFVVALLAGAAGMLSLVSAKATGLVGVFISVYTVTAAGFAAVAATLGDWELAAKSALQLLVNLVGIVLAGVLVLVLRPRGVPLPHSAHS; via the coding sequence GTGATGCATCTTCGAGTCGTCGCGCCCGAGCACCTGCGCGAGCCGGTGCTGCAGGTGCTGCGCCGCCAGGTGGGCGTCGCCAACCTCTCGGTTTTCCCAGGCGTCGCCCTCGAACCGGCCGGGGATGAGATCACCGCCGACCTCGCCCGCGAGTGCGCGAACGAGGTCATCAAGGAACTCAAGCTCCTCGACGTCCAGCACCTGGGCGCCATCACACTGCACCACCTCGACACCGTGCTCTCCACCCGGGCCCACCAGGCCGAGGACGCCGCCGAGGGCGATCCGGCCGATGCTCTCGTGTGGGACGAGCTGATCGGCCGGACCCGGGAAGAGTCCTCACTGAGTGTCACCTTTCTGCTCTTCCTGACGCTGGCCTGCCTGCTGACGGCCATCGGGGTGGTGACCGACTCCACCGTCACCGTGGTGGGTGCCATGGTGCTCGGCCCGGAGTTCGGTCCGCTGGCGGCGCTGTCGGTGGCGCTGGTGCGTCGGCGCGGCGACCTCACCCGCCGCGCCGCGCTGGCGCTGCTGATCGGATTTCCGATCGCCGTGGGCATCACCGCGCTGGCCACCATGGCAAGCCGGGCGCTGGGCTGGCTGAGCGTCGACAGCGTGCACAACCTGCAGGAAGTCGACTTCATCTTCCAGGTCGGGCCGGTGTCGTTCGTGGTGGCGCTGCTGGCGGGTGCGGCAGGCATGCTCTCCCTGGTCTCGGCCAAGGCCACCGGCCTGGTCGGGGTGTTCATCTCCGTCTACACCGTCACCGCGGCGGGATTCGCGGCCGTGGCCGCCACCTTGGGCGACTGGGAACTGGCAGCCAAGTCCGCACTGCAGTTGCTGGTCAACCTGGTGGGCATCGTGCTGGCCGGCGTGCTGGTGCTGGTGCTGCGGCCGCGCGGTGTGCCGCTGCCGCACTCGGCGCACAGCTGA